The following coding sequences are from one uncultured Desulfobacter sp. window:
- a CDS encoding TRAP transporter small permease, which translates to MSRVISMLHKIEDALLVSLLLTMIGLVVFQIVLRNGFDAGIVWADPLVRVLVLWLGLIGAMVASRSDNHISIDVVSKYLPRGLQRFTRLLIYLFTTFICALMTWHSARFVLMEKADGMSAFFSVPVWICELVIPAAFGIITIRYALFFTENLIRIFTHRPLKHS; encoded by the coding sequence ATGTCCCGTGTGATTTCCATGCTCCATAAAATCGAAGATGCCCTGCTGGTCAGCCTGCTGTTGACCATGATCGGCCTGGTGGTATTCCAGATCGTTCTGAGAAACGGTTTTGATGCCGGGATCGTCTGGGCCGATCCCCTGGTTCGGGTGCTCGTTCTCTGGCTTGGCCTTATCGGTGCCATGGTGGCCTCAAGGAGCGACAACCACATCAGCATTGACGTTGTATCCAAATATCTGCCCAGGGGCCTTCAGCGGTTTACACGCCTGTTGATTTACCTGTTCACAACCTTTATCTGTGCACTCATGACCTGGCACAGTGCAAGGTTTGTCCTCATGGAAAAGGCCGACGGCATGTCGGCCTTTTTTTCGGTGCCCGTCTGGATCTGCGAACTTGTCATTCCTGCTGCATTCGGGATCATCACCATCAGATATGCCCTGTTTTTCACAGAAAATCTGATCAGAATATTCACCCACCGGCCCCTGAAACATTCATAA
- the dctP gene encoding TRAP transporter substrate-binding protein DctP, translating to MFKKSIGRLFFCILIITVYCGSLHAVTLKIATISPEGSTWMEQMRKGADQVAKATDNRVKFKFYPGGVMGNDKAVLRKIRIRQLQGGALMAGSLSSFFPGNQIYSQPMKFKSQEEVDYVRSHMDDYIIKGLDDAGFVCFTLVGGGFAYIMSQSPIASVEDLKDLKIWVPDNDKSTVDSVSSFGVSPIALPLADVRTGLQSGLIDTVGTSPVGAVVLQWHTEINYITDLPLLYIYAVFAIDKKAFNKISPGDQKIVAEHMGRALKELDRLNREDNIKAIDALKKQGIKFITPSQEQRNEWMATGARASQALIDAKDLPKAPTDKVDALLVQYRENH from the coding sequence ATGTTTAAAAAATCCATTGGCCGATTATTCTTTTGTATTCTGATAATCACCGTGTATTGTGGTTCCCTCCACGCCGTCACCCTGAAAATTGCCACCATTTCACCCGAAGGTTCCACATGGATGGAACAGATGCGCAAAGGTGCCGACCAGGTTGCCAAGGCCACGGATAACCGAGTGAAGTTTAAATTCTATCCGGGCGGGGTCATGGGAAATGACAAGGCCGTCCTTCGCAAAATCCGCATCAGACAGCTCCAGGGCGGCGCCCTCATGGCCGGCAGCCTCTCTTCGTTTTTCCCGGGCAATCAGATCTATTCCCAGCCCATGAAATTCAAATCCCAGGAAGAGGTGGATTATGTGCGCAGCCACATGGATGACTACATCATCAAAGGCCTTGATGATGCGGGGTTTGTCTGCTTTACCCTCGTTGGCGGCGGATTTGCATATATCATGTCCCAATCACCCATTGCATCCGTGGAAGACCTTAAAGACCTCAAAATATGGGTCCCGGACAATGACAAATCCACCGTGGATTCGGTGAGCAGTTTCGGGGTTTCCCCCATTGCCCTGCCCCTGGCGGATGTGCGCACAGGGCTGCAGTCCGGACTCATCGACACCGTGGGAACCTCCCCGGTGGGCGCGGTTGTGCTCCAGTGGCATACGGAAATAAACTACATTACCGATCTTCCGTTGCTCTATATTTATGCCGTGTTCGCCATAGACAAAAAAGCATTTAATAAAATCTCCCCGGGCGACCAGAAAATCGTTGCTGAACATATGGGCCGGGCACTTAAAGAGCTCGACCGCTTGAACCGAGAGGATAATATCAAAGCCATTGACGCCTTGAAAAAACAGGGGATTAAATTCATCACCCCGTCCCAGGAACAAAGGAACGAATGGATGGCAACCGGGGCCAGGGCGTCCCAAGCGCTTATTGATGCCAAAGACCTGCCCAAAGCGCCCACGGACAAGGTCGATGCCTTGCTTGTGCAGTACCGTGAAAACCACTAA
- a CDS encoding TRAP transporter TatT component family protein translates to MPSYVTKRAYRFIVFCILPLGVLFLAQGCAVKSNMMTSLSKSILNNNDLAMVASGAPAYLIMVDSLIDQDPDSADMLSSGARLYAAYSDVFVTDKDRKKKLADKAMDYARQSICAARSDACDLKDQPFGQFSAVVDDMDEDDLPYLFTLGNAWASWIMAHKDDFNALADIARIEAIMNRVIELDDTYRDGGAYLYLGTLSTFLPPALGGKPEQGKRYFEKAVSISEGKNLMAKVVYAKLYAKMMFDRPLFDQLLKEVLETDPNIDGYTLINTYAQQQAKALLDEADDYF, encoded by the coding sequence ATGCCGTCTTATGTCACAAAAAGGGCATACCGATTTATTGTCTTCTGTATACTGCCCTTGGGCGTGCTTTTCCTTGCCCAGGGATGCGCGGTCAAATCCAACATGATGACCTCTTTGTCCAAAAGTATCTTGAACAACAATGACTTAGCTATGGTAGCGTCCGGTGCGCCTGCCTACCTGATCATGGTGGACAGCCTCATTGACCAGGACCCGGATTCTGCCGATATGCTCTCTTCGGGTGCCCGGCTGTATGCCGCCTATTCAGATGTATTTGTCACGGACAAAGATCGAAAAAAGAAACTGGCTGACAAGGCCATGGACTATGCACGGCAAAGTATCTGTGCGGCCCGAAGCGATGCCTGTGATTTAAAAGACCAGCCATTCGGGCAGTTCAGCGCCGTTGTGGATGACATGGACGAAGACGACCTGCCGTATCTGTTTACCTTAGGGAATGCCTGGGCATCCTGGATCATGGCCCATAAAGATGACTTCAATGCCCTGGCTGATATCGCCCGGATCGAAGCCATCATGAACCGGGTGATTGAACTGGATGACACCTACAGGGACGGAGGCGCATATTTATATCTGGGAACCCTTTCCACCTTTCTGCCCCCGGCCCTGGGCGGCAAACCCGAACAGGGAAAGCGCTATTTTGAAAAGGCCGTTTCCATCAGCGAAGGTAAAAATCTGATGGCCAAAGTTGTCTATGCAAAATTGTACGCCAAAATGATGTTCGACCGGCCGCTTTTCGATCAACTGCTCAAAGAGGTTCTGGAAACAGACCCGAACATCGACGGTTATACCCTGATCAACACCTATGCCCAACAGCAGGCAAAAGCGCTTTTAGACGAAGCGGACGACTATTTTTAA
- a CDS encoding NfeD family protein translates to MMPFKVRSAMLPEQKYARIWATVLFFILMFSSAGRAAEPVVHVIPVSGTVEPGMAAYLKRVVSSLEKDDSAILVFAMDTFGGRVDSAFDIVETISGIPRERTIAYVEKRAISAGALIALSAGTLIMKENTLIGDCAPIIQTSEGIEEVGEKHQTVLRAQFRTLAKRNDYPEVLAEAMVSKSMEVYKVTRGDHSEYMDKTTWDELPEEEKATVTRKSTVVSEGELLTMDDKEAADLGFSRQSVESLDQALEVMGFKAADKIEVSENWSETFVRWIQPFLSILMIIGIGAVYTEVKAPGFGIPGIVGIICLGLVFFNQYLVGLADYTEILVFIIGFLLLGMEMFVLPGFGIAGVSAIIVLAVGLVLSFQNFVLPDPSLPWQSALMMKNLGLVMGSALGALVVSMSVVRFVLPKVSKVIKGPYLDATLQNSRVQSTEALGISAGDEGIALTTLRPSGKVRIKGRKVDAVTQGDFIDPGTQVRVTRVGAGHVTVEINMEKRGK, encoded by the coding sequence ATGATGCCTTTCAAAGTGAGATCTGCCATGTTGCCGGAACAAAAATACGCCCGGATATGGGCTACAGTCCTGTTTTTTATACTAATGTTTTCCTCCGCAGGCCGGGCGGCTGAGCCGGTGGTGCACGTCATTCCCGTGTCCGGAACCGTTGAGCCGGGCATGGCCGCATATCTTAAGCGGGTGGTCTCCTCCCTTGAAAAGGATGATTCCGCCATCCTGGTCTTTGCCATGGATACCTTTGGGGGCCGGGTGGATTCTGCCTTTGATATTGTGGAAACCATCTCCGGCATACCCAGGGAAAGAACCATTGCCTATGTGGAAAAACGCGCCATTTCCGCAGGCGCGCTGATTGCCCTTTCCGCAGGCACGTTGATTATGAAGGAAAATACCCTGATCGGGGATTGTGCGCCCATCATCCAGACCAGCGAAGGGATTGAGGAGGTCGGTGAAAAACATCAGACCGTACTGCGGGCGCAGTTCCGAACCCTGGCCAAACGCAACGACTATCCCGAGGTGCTGGCCGAAGCCATGGTGTCCAAATCCATGGAGGTATATAAGGTTACCCGGGGGGACCATTCCGAATACATGGATAAAACCACCTGGGATGAACTGCCCGAAGAAGAAAAGGCAACGGTCACCCGCAAATCCACGGTTGTCAGTGAAGGCGAGTTGTTGACCATGGATGATAAAGAGGCTGCCGATCTTGGGTTTTCCCGTCAGAGTGTTGAAAGCCTTGACCAGGCCCTGGAAGTGATGGGGTTCAAGGCGGCCGACAAAATAGAGGTTTCGGAAAACTGGTCGGAAACCTTTGTCCGGTGGATTCAGCCGTTTTTATCGATCCTCATGATTATCGGCATTGGTGCCGTGTACACGGAAGTCAAAGCCCCGGGCTTCGGCATCCCCGGCATTGTGGGGATCATCTGCCTGGGGCTGGTCTTTTTCAACCAGTATCTGGTGGGACTTGCCGATTATACGGAGATTCTGGTCTTTATCATCGGTTTTCTGCTGCTGGGCATGGAGATGTTTGTTTTGCCCGGCTTCGGCATTGCCGGGGTCAGCGCTATCATTGTCCTGGCCGTGGGCCTTGTGCTCTCTTTCCAGAATTTTGTACTGCCCGATCCGAGCCTGCCCTGGCAGAGCGCGCTTATGATGAAAAATTTGGGACTGGTCATGGGCAGTGCCCTTGGTGCCCTGGTGGTGTCAATGTCTGTGGTGCGGTTTGTATTGCCAAAAGTGTCAAAGGTGATCAAGGGGCCGTATCTGGATGCCACGCTTCAAAACTCCCGTGTGCAATCCACAGAGGCCTTGGGAATCAGTGCCGGTGATGAGGGCATTGCGTTGACAACCCTGCGGCCTTCGGGCAAGGTGCGTATTAAAGGCAGGAAGGTTGATGCCGTCACCCAGGGGGATTTTATTGATCCCGGCACACAGGTCCGGGTGACTCGGGTCGGTGCAGGCCATGTAACCGTTGAAATTAATATGGAAAAGAGGGGAAAATGA
- a CDS encoding NfeD family protein, with protein MSAWILPVVLQILGVFTVVAEIFLPSLGLLTITALGFIGYSLFLVFTTFPITVFYAVLGADLILLPVAFVLGFKALEVSPLSLKKKLSASQGVVSQSPDLKNYLDCTGHSITTLRPSGTALIDGIRLDVVTDGEFIEADVPLKVCKVTGNQVIVCRREDI; from the coding sequence ATGAGCGCCTGGATTCTACCTGTGGTTCTCCAGATTTTGGGGGTTTTTACCGTTGTTGCCGAGATATTTCTGCCGTCTTTGGGGCTTTTAACCATAACGGCCCTTGGGTTTATCGGCTATTCCCTGTTCCTTGTGTTCACAACCTTCCCCATTACAGTGTTTTACGCGGTTCTGGGGGCGGATTTGATTCTGTTGCCAGTGGCCTTTGTTTTAGGGTTCAAAGCGCTGGAGGTTTCTCCTTTGTCCCTTAAAAAGAAATTATCCGCATCCCAGGGTGTGGTGTCCCAGTCTCCGGATCTTAAAAATTACCTGGATTGCACCGGACACAGTATCACAACCCTTCGCCCGTCCGGCACCGCTTTGATTGACGGCATCCGTCTGGATGTGGTCACGGACGGCGAGTTTATTGAGGCCGATGTGCCTTTAAAGGTTTGCAAGGTTACTGGCAACCAGGTGATTGTCTGCCGCCGGGAAGATATTTAA
- the floA gene encoding flotillin-like protein FloA (flotillin-like protein involved in membrane lipid rafts) yields the protein MQIMSILLIVAVILGLVIVYFAFSYIGLWIQALVSGARVGLFNIIFMRFRKVPPKLMVESKIMAVKAGIDIATDSLESHYLAGGNVSRVIQALIAADKANIDLIFNRAAAIDLAGRDVLEAVQMSVNPKVIETPIVAAMAKDGIQLKAISRVTVRANIDRLVGGAGEETILARVGEGIVTTIGSAVTHKQVLENPDTISKTVLSKGLDAGTAYEILSIDIADVDVGKNIGAELETDRAEADKKIAQAKAEEKRAMAFAQEQEMKARVQEMRAKVVEAEAQVPLAMAEAFRSGNLGIMDYYKMQNISADTRMRDTIASPDQSGPTDDSLT from the coding sequence ATGCAAATTATGTCCATTCTTTTAATCGTTGCCGTCATCCTCGGCCTGGTGATTGTTTACTTTGCCTTCTCTTATATCGGTTTATGGATTCAGGCTTTGGTGTCAGGTGCCAGGGTGGGACTGTTCAACATTATTTTCATGCGTTTCAGGAAAGTGCCGCCCAAGCTGATGGTGGAATCCAAAATTATGGCTGTGAAGGCCGGGATTGATATCGCCACGGACAGTCTTGAATCCCATTACCTGGCCGGCGGGAATGTCTCCAGGGTGATTCAGGCCCTGATTGCCGCAGACAAAGCCAATATTGATCTGATATTTAACCGGGCCGCGGCCATTGATCTTGCCGGCCGGGATGTGCTGGAGGCGGTACAGATGTCGGTAAACCCCAAAGTTATTGAAACCCCCATTGTGGCGGCCATGGCCAAGGACGGTATCCAGCTTAAAGCCATTTCCAGGGTTACGGTGCGGGCCAATATCGACCGCCTGGTGGGCGGTGCCGGGGAAGAGACGATTCTGGCGCGTGTGGGCGAGGGCATTGTTACAACGATTGGCTCCGCCGTTACCCATAAGCAGGTTTTGGAAAATCCAGATACCATCTCCAAAACTGTTTTAAGCAAGGGGCTGGATGCCGGCACGGCCTACGAAATTCTTTCCATTGATATCGCGGATGTGGATGTGGGCAAAAACATCGGTGCTGAACTGGAAACCGACCGGGCCGAGGCCGATAAGAAGATTGCCCAGGCCAAAGCAGAGGAAAAACGGGCCATGGCTTTTGCCCAGGAACAGGAGATGAAGGCCCGGGTCCAGGAAATGCGGGCCAAGGTGGTAGAGGCCGAAGCCCAAGTGCCCCTGGCCATGGCCGAGGCGTTTAGAAGCGGTAACCTTGGCATTATGGACTATTATAAAATGCAGAATATCAGCGCAGACACACGGATGCGGGACACCATTGCATCCCCGGATCAGTCTGGTCCGACTGATGATTCTTTGACATAA
- a CDS encoding response regulator transcription factor has product MSEQKKILLVEDHPIFRLGLAELINQESDLAAYGSARDVEPAIEEINHVKPDLIIADLSLRQSDGLELVKYVKQHHSSIPVLVLSMHDEYLYAPRALSAGAHGYIMKQEAVESVVEAIHLLLAGKIYLNEKVKEHILLSMANPPEAQEKSPFDRLTDRELQVFKLIGRGFSSREIAERLFLSIKTIGTYRERIKKKLNIKHASELVRCAVHFEKTGQIGIVE; this is encoded by the coding sequence ATGTCGGAACAAAAGAAAATTTTGCTGGTGGAAGATCACCCCATTTTCAGGCTGGGCCTGGCGGAGTTGATTAATCAGGAAAGTGATTTGGCCGCATATGGCAGTGCCAGGGATGTTGAACCGGCCATTGAAGAGATCAATCATGTAAAGCCGGACCTGATCATTGCGGATCTCTCTTTAAGGCAGTCCGATGGCCTTGAGCTGGTCAAATATGTGAAACAGCACCACAGCAGTATCCCTGTGCTGGTACTTTCCATGCATGATGAATACCTTTACGCCCCCAGGGCTTTGTCTGCCGGCGCCCATGGCTACATCATGAAACAAGAGGCCGTGGAATCCGTTGTCGAAGCCATCCATCTTCTGCTTGCCGGAAAAATTTATCTCAATGAAAAGGTCAAAGAACATATTCTTCTCTCCATGGCCAATCCGCCCGAGGCCCAGGAGAAAAGTCCCTTTGACCGTCTGACCGACCGGGAACTCCAGGTGTTCAAGTTGATCGGCCGGGGGTTTTCAAGCAGGGAGATTGCCGAGCGACTGTTTTTAAGTATCAAAACCATTGGCACCTACCGGGAGCGTATCAAGAAAAAGCTGAATATTAAACATGCAAGCGAGCTCGTCCGCTGTGCCGTGCATTTTGAAAAAACAGGCCAGATTGGGATTGTGGAGTAA
- a CDS encoding DEAD/DEAH box helicase, with amino-acid sequence MKFDTYAINSTLKNNLTAQGLIRPTDIQYKAIPSILKGEDVLAIAQTGTGKTVAFAVPVIDTVLNLKKTKRNSGIQSIVMVPTRELAVQIQDVFMDLCRKTKVKPFAVFGGVEQDKQIQTLVKGVDILIATPGRMFDLISQKAIDIRQVKILILDEADQMLDKGFLEDIQCIKRLLKQRHQTLFFSATINKNIKKLAYSQVKSSAVRIQISPEDPVSKNVAHYVIFVEMDDKRFFLRKFIRDNPDSKILVFVRTTVRAERVAKALERSEINALTIYGQKDQDERLVVLDRFKQGDDKILVATDVSARGIDIPNVDYVINYDLPEQKEMYVHRVGRTGRGRAKGKAVSFCSSQEKDLLTQIQDFLGKPIETIKVSKDEYAFTVEVTETSKDIREMIMANEEWEKKKKRRKKK; translated from the coding sequence ATGAAATTTGACACCTATGCAATCAACAGCACCCTGAAAAACAACCTGACAGCCCAGGGGCTCATCAGGCCCACGGATATTCAGTACAAAGCGATTCCTTCCATTTTAAAGGGAGAAGACGTTCTGGCCATTGCCCAGACAGGCACCGGAAAAACCGTGGCATTTGCCGTGCCTGTGATAGATACCGTCCTGAACTTGAAAAAAACCAAAAGGAATTCAGGCATTCAAAGTATCGTTATGGTGCCCACCCGGGAGCTGGCGGTTCAGATACAGGATGTCTTTATGGACTTGTGCCGCAAAACAAAGGTGAAACCCTTTGCCGTTTTCGGCGGGGTGGAGCAGGACAAACAGATTCAGACCCTGGTCAAAGGGGTTGATATCCTGATCGCAACGCCGGGCCGCATGTTTGACCTGATCAGCCAGAAAGCCATTGATATCCGACAGGTTAAAATTTTAATCCTTGATGAAGCCGATCAAATGCTGGACAAAGGTTTTTTGGAGGATATCCAGTGCATCAAGCGGCTGTTGAAGCAGCGGCACCAGACCCTGTTTTTCTCTGCGACAATCAACAAAAACATTAAGAAACTGGCCTACTCCCAGGTCAAATCCTCTGCCGTGCGCATCCAGATTTCCCCGGAAGATCCGGTCTCAAAAAATGTAGCCCACTATGTTATTTTTGTGGAGATGGACGATAAACGCTTTTTTCTGCGCAAATTTATCCGGGACAACCCGGACAGCAAAATTCTGGTCTTTGTCAGGACCACCGTCCGGGCCGAACGGGTGGCCAAAGCCCTGGAAAGATCGGAAATAAATGCGTTGACCATTTATGGTCAAAAGGACCAGGACGAACGACTGGTGGTTTTGGACCGCTTTAAACAGGGGGATGACAAAATACTGGTTGCCACGGATGTCTCCGCCCGGGGCATTGATATCCCCAATGTTGACTATGTCATCAACTATGACCTTCCCGAACAAAAAGAGATGTATGTTCACAGGGTGGGCAGAACAGGCCGCGGCCGGGCCAAGGGAAAAGCCGTATCCTTTTGCAGCAGCCAGGAAAAGGACCTGCTGACACAGATTCAAGATTTTTTAGGAAAACCCATCGAAACGATCAAGGTGTCCAAAGACGAATATGCCTTTACGGTTGAGGTCACCGAAACATCAAAGGACATCCGGGAGATGATTATGGCAAACGAAGAGTGGGAAAAGAAAAAAAAGCGTCGTAAAAAGAAGTAG